One genomic segment of Gossypium arboreum isolate Shixiya-1 chromosome 3, ASM2569848v2, whole genome shotgun sequence includes these proteins:
- the LOC108474742 gene encoding LOB domain-containing protein 42-like, with protein MRMSCNGCRVLRKGCTENCTIRPCLQWIKSSDSQANATLFLAKFYGRAGLLNLIEAGPENLRPAIFRSLLYEACGRVVNPVYGSIGMLWSGNWGECQAAVDAVLKGSPITQTSSSLESVEEEQPISPLKTYDIRHVFKDTKPAAAADIEKVKTRTRFKRSRTRSKRQVVDSWMSQLGNGDSKEDESTFSVETVEGSLVNHAKRGPILKFEDSSNVGLELTLALLPEATHLG; from the exons ATGAGGATGAGCTGTAATGGCTGCAGGGTCCTGCGTAAGGGCTGCACCGAAAACTGCACCATTAGACCTTGTCTTCAATGGATCAAGTCCTCTGATTCTCAAGCCAATGCTACTCTCTTCCTTGCCAAATTCTATGGCCGAGCTGGTCTCCTCAACCTAATTGAAGCCGGCCCTGAAAACCTTCGCCCTG CTATTTTTAGATCACTTTTATACGAGGCCTGTGGGCGTGTGGTAAATCCAGTTTATGGGTCAATTGGGATGCTTTGGTCCGGGAACTGGGGTGAGTGCCAAGCAGCCGTTGATGCTGTGCTGAAAGGCTCCCCCATAACCCAAACTTCATCATCTTTGGAATCAGTTGAAGAAGAGCAACCGATTTCCCCTCTCAAGACCTACGACATCCGCCATGTCTTCAAGGACACCAAACCAGCTGCAGCAGCAGACATCGAAAAGGTCAAGACCCGCACTCGTTTCAAGCGATCCAGGACTCGCTCCAAGCGACAGGTGGTTGACTCGTGGATGAGCCAACTCGGAAATGGTGACAGCAAAGAAGATGAGAGCACCTTCTCTGTGGAGACCGTGGAGGGTTCGCTGGTAAACCACGCCAAAAGGGGTCCTATCTTGAAG